The proteins below come from a single Streptomyces spongiicola genomic window:
- a CDS encoding histidine phosphatase family protein yields the protein MIRSDTGKGRGRRIVLWRHGQTAWNLERRFQGSTDIGLTETGVNQARRSARLLASLKPDAIISSDLSRAATTADELASITGHAVTRDSALRETYAGAWQGLTHEEIVERHGEEYAAWKRGEPVRRGGGELETEVADRAAPVVLRHAGKLPDGGTLVVVSHGGTIRTTIGRLLGLEARHWEGLGGLANCSWSVLGEGARGWRLLEHNAGTLPEPVLGDDD from the coding sequence CTGATCCGCAGCGACACCGGCAAGGGCAGAGGCCGCCGCATCGTCCTGTGGCGGCACGGCCAGACCGCCTGGAACCTCGAACGCCGGTTCCAGGGCTCCACGGACATCGGGTTGACCGAGACCGGCGTCAACCAGGCCAGGCGGTCCGCCCGGCTCCTCGCCTCTCTGAAGCCGGACGCGATCATCAGCTCGGATCTCAGCCGGGCGGCGACGACGGCCGACGAACTCGCCTCGATCACCGGCCACGCGGTCACCCGGGACTCCGCACTGCGCGAGACGTACGCGGGTGCGTGGCAGGGGCTGACCCATGAGGAGATCGTCGAGCGCCACGGCGAGGAGTACGCCGCCTGGAAGCGCGGCGAGCCCGTGCGCCGCGGCGGCGGTGAGCTGGAGACCGAGGTCGCCGACCGGGCGGCGCCGGTCGTGCTGCGCCACGCCGGCAAGCTGCCCGACGGCGGCACGCTCGTCGTCGTGAGCCACGGCGGCACCATCCGCACCACGATCGGCCGGCTGCTGGGTCTGGAGGCCCGGCACTGGGAGGGTCTGGGCGGTCTCGCGAACTGCTCCTGGTCGGTACTCGGAGAGGGCGCCAGGGGCTGGCGCCTGCTGGAGCACAATGCGGGCACGCTCCCCGAACCGGTGCTCGGCGACGACGACTGA
- the rsfS gene encoding ribosome silencing factor, producing MTATDRSLELIDVAAQAAADKLAHDIIAYDVSEVLSITDAFLLASAPSDRQVKSIVDEIEEKLLKELGAKPVRREGDRDARWILLDYVDVVVHVQHSEERVFYALERLWKDCPELPLPEDAVRTRGKTEEHAGLTGDGSGSDGELS from the coding sequence GTGACCGCTACGGACCGTTCCCTCGAGCTCATCGACGTCGCCGCGCAGGCGGCTGCGGACAAGCTCGCGCACGACATCATCGCCTACGACGTCAGCGAGGTGCTGTCGATCACCGACGCGTTCCTCCTCGCCTCCGCCCCGAGCGACCGCCAGGTCAAGTCGATCGTGGACGAGATCGAGGAGAAGCTGCTCAAGGAGCTGGGCGCCAAGCCGGTGCGCCGCGAGGGCGACCGTGACGCGCGCTGGATCCTGCTCGACTACGTCGACGTCGTGGTCCACGTCCAGCACAGCGAGGAGCGGGTCTTCTACGCCCTGGAGCGACTCTGGAAGGACTGCCCGGAGCTTCCGCTGCCCGAGGACGCCGTGCGGACCCGGGGCAAGACCGAGGAGCACGCCGGGCTCACCGGCGACGGCAGCGGATCGGACGGTGAGCTGAGCTGA
- a CDS encoding LCP family protein, with product MNDQQHPYDPYDAYHPQQPRIVGYDEYGQPVYQYPPQTQHDPQYPGYDAYGRYSPGPHEPQHEHPPSQASQEYGYDPHAYPYPQPEPQQQAQTTQQQPGQQMRPQQPYDPYGLEQPPQDGYGYGYGDRGPGHEAGRRAPVDTGRQWSVPSQEQPAAPQRPGEHHDPAPAEPDRGGAALPGQRRAADGAADGDGDGEYRTEQFSFVEEPDETSEDVIDWLKFTESRSERREEAKRRGRNRVVALAAVLALAVTGGVGYLWYAGKLPGTSDAGGAQTTATGPQQRDVIVLHLHNTRQKGTSTALLVDNATTGQGTTVLLPNALSVADDEGSATTLGKSVDEDGTTGTREAVGTLLGTRITGTWRLDTPYLENLVELVGGIDITTDTVVPGARKGDAPLVRQGENQTLDGRSAVAYATHRAPGEAEAEQLQRFGQVMYGVLRKMPSDAASATVTIETLAQILDPSLPEKDLGASLARLSGRAKGGDYKTAVLPVQDDGTLGRDVADGMVKDVLGGRVSAPEQGAAVRVAVRNGSGDGDATESTRIVLVNGGYAFVDAGSADPGPSTRVVYGDAAQKQNAVEVAKTLGLDESAVGKGEAASNADVLVVLGQDHDSG from the coding sequence GTGAACGACCAGCAGCACCCGTACGACCCGTACGACGCGTACCACCCGCAGCAGCCGCGGATCGTCGGCTACGACGAGTACGGGCAGCCGGTCTACCAGTACCCCCCGCAAACCCAGCACGACCCGCAGTACCCCGGTTACGACGCGTACGGCCGGTACTCCCCGGGCCCGCACGAGCCGCAGCACGAGCACCCGCCGTCCCAGGCGTCCCAGGAGTACGGCTACGACCCCCACGCCTACCCCTACCCCCAGCCCGAGCCCCAGCAGCAGGCTCAGACCACACAGCAGCAGCCCGGGCAGCAGATGCGACCGCAGCAGCCGTACGACCCCTACGGCCTGGAGCAACCGCCCCAGGACGGCTACGGATACGGCTACGGTGACCGCGGACCCGGCCACGAGGCGGGCCGGCGGGCTCCGGTCGACACCGGCCGGCAGTGGAGCGTGCCCTCCCAGGAGCAGCCCGCCGCGCCGCAGCGGCCCGGCGAGCACCATGATCCCGCCCCGGCCGAGCCGGACCGGGGCGGCGCGGCCCTGCCCGGTCAGCGCCGTGCCGCCGACGGTGCCGCCGACGGCGACGGTGACGGCGAGTACCGCACCGAGCAGTTCTCCTTCGTCGAGGAGCCGGACGAGACTTCCGAGGACGTCATCGACTGGCTCAAGTTCACCGAGAGCCGCTCCGAGCGCCGCGAGGAGGCCAAACGGCGCGGCCGCAACCGCGTCGTGGCCCTCGCCGCGGTCCTGGCCCTCGCCGTCACGGGCGGCGTCGGCTACCTCTGGTACGCGGGCAAGCTGCCCGGCACCTCGGACGCCGGGGGCGCGCAGACCACCGCGACGGGTCCGCAGCAACGGGACGTGATCGTCCTGCACCTCCACAACACCCGGCAGAAGGGCACGTCGACCGCCCTCCTCGTGGACAACGCCACCACGGGGCAGGGCACCACCGTGCTGCTGCCGAACGCACTCTCCGTCGCCGACGACGAGGGGTCCGCCACCACCCTCGGCAAGTCCGTCGACGAGGACGGCACCACCGGCACGCGCGAGGCCGTCGGCACCCTGCTCGGCACCCGGATCACCGGTACCTGGCGCCTGGACACCCCGTACCTCGAGAACCTCGTCGAGCTGGTCGGCGGTATCGACATCACCACCGACACGGTGGTGCCCGGGGCCCGGAAGGGCGACGCACCCCTGGTGCGGCAGGGCGAGAACCAGACGCTCGACGGGCGCTCGGCCGTCGCCTACGCCACCCACCGCGCCCCTGGAGAGGCCGAGGCCGAGCAGCTGCAGCGGTTCGGCCAGGTCATGTACGGAGTGCTGCGGAAGATGCCGAGCGACGCCGCGTCCGCCACCGTGACCATCGAGACCCTGGCCCAGATCCTCGACCCGTCGCTACCCGAGAAGGACCTCGGGGCGTCGCTCGCCAGGCTCTCCGGGCGCGCCAAGGGGGGCGACTACAAGACCGCGGTGCTGCCCGTCCAGGACGACGGGACGCTCGGCCGGGACGTCGCCGACGGCATGGTGAAGGACGTGCTCGGCGGCCGCGTCAGCGCACCGGAGCAGGGCGCGGCGGTCCGGGTGGCCGTCCGCAACGGCAGCGGCGACGGCGACGCGACCGAGAGCACCAGGATCGTCCTGGTGAACGGCGGATACGCGTTCGTGGACGCAGGCAGTGCGGACCCCGGGCCGTCGACGCGGGTCGTCTACGGTGACGCGGCGCAGAAGCAGAACGCCGTGGAGGTCGCCAAGACCCTGGGCCTGGACGAGAGCGCGGTCGGGAAGGGCGAGGCGGCTTCGAACGCCGACGTGCTGGTCGTTCTCGGCCAGGACCACGACTCCGGGTGA
- the nadD gene encoding nicotinate-nucleotide adenylyltransferase — protein sequence MGQQEVPTTGRGKRRLGVMGGTFDPIHHGHLVAASEVAALFHLDEVVFVPTGQPWQKGHKAVSPAEDRYLMTVIATASNPQFSVSRIDIDRGGPTYTIDTLRDLRALNTDSDLFFITGADALSQILTWRDAEELFSLAHFIGVTRPGHDLTDDGLPKGGVSLVEVPALAISSTDCRARVAQGDPVWYLVPDGVVRYIDKRQLYRG from the coding sequence ATGGGACAGCAGGAAGTGCCTACGACCGGCCGCGGCAAGCGCCGACTCGGCGTCATGGGCGGGACGTTCGACCCGATCCACCATGGACACCTGGTGGCCGCCAGCGAGGTGGCGGCCCTGTTCCACCTCGACGAGGTGGTGTTCGTACCGACCGGACAGCCGTGGCAGAAGGGCCACAAGGCGGTGTCGCCTGCTGAGGACCGCTATCTGATGACGGTCATCGCCACGGCTTCCAACCCGCAGTTCTCCGTCAGCCGCATCGACATCGACCGCGGCGGGCCGACCTACACCATCGACACCCTCCGGGACCTGCGGGCACTCAACACGGACTCGGACCTCTTCTTCATCACCGGGGCCGACGCGCTGTCCCAGATCCTCACCTGGCGGGACGCGGAGGAGCTGTTCTCCCTCGCGCACTTCATCGGCGTGACCCGGCCGGGTCACGACCTGACTGACGACGGGCTCCCCAAGGGCGGCGTCTCCCTGGTGGAGGTGCCCGCGCTGGCGATCTCGTCCACCGACTGCCGCGCGAGGGTCGCGCAGGGCGATCCGGTCTGGTATCTGGTGCCGGACGGTGTGGTGCGCTACATCGACAAGCGCCAGTTGTACCGCGGCTAG
- a CDS encoding M48 family metallopeptidase translates to MTDRSSENVPGRRRTRFPGISSRAYEHPADRSALVALRRLSGFDTVFKALSGLLPERSLRLLFLSDSVRVSETQFAHLHTMLRDACYILDLEKVPQMYVTQDPKPNAMCIGLDEPIITVTTGLVELLDEEEMRAVVGHEVGHALSGHSVYRTVLLFLTGLAVKVAWIPLGNMAVMAIVTALREWFRKSELSADRAGLLVGQDLQASMRGLMKIAGGNHLHEMHVDSFLEQAEEYEAGGDLRDSVLKILNMLPRTHPFTTVRAAELKKWAESRDYQRIVDGHYPRRTEDEDTSVTDSFRESASHYADSVRGSRDPLMKLVGDIAGGAGDLGGRLRDRFASAASGGSRGGGDGSGPKDAGTGRGDDGPETTGQRGG, encoded by the coding sequence ATGACCGACCGCAGTTCCGAGAACGTGCCGGGCAGGCGCCGCACGCGCTTCCCGGGCATCTCCTCGCGGGCGTACGAGCACCCGGCGGACCGTTCGGCGCTGGTCGCCCTGCGCAGGCTGAGCGGGTTCGACACGGTGTTCAAGGCGCTGAGCGGGCTGCTGCCGGAGCGCAGCCTGCGGCTGCTCTTCCTGTCCGACTCGGTGCGGGTGAGCGAGACCCAGTTCGCGCACCTGCACACGATGCTGCGCGACGCCTGCTACATCCTGGACCTGGAGAAGGTCCCGCAGATGTACGTCACACAGGACCCGAAGCCGAACGCCATGTGCATCGGCCTGGACGAGCCGATCATCACGGTCACCACCGGCCTGGTGGAGCTGCTCGACGAGGAGGAGATGCGGGCGGTCGTGGGCCACGAGGTGGGGCACGCCCTGTCCGGCCACTCCGTCTACCGCACCGTCCTGCTCTTCCTCACCGGTCTCGCGGTCAAGGTGGCCTGGATCCCGCTGGGCAACATGGCCGTCATGGCGATCGTGACCGCGCTGCGGGAGTGGTTCCGCAAGTCGGAGCTGTCCGCGGACCGGGCCGGGCTCCTGGTGGGCCAGGATCTGCAGGCCTCGATGCGCGGTCTGATGAAGATCGCGGGCGGCAACCATCTGCACGAGATGCACGTGGACTCCTTCCTGGAGCAGGCCGAGGAGTACGAGGCCGGGGGCGACCTGCGGGACTCGGTGCTGAAGATCCTCAACATGCTGCCGAGGACGCATCCGTTCACGACCGTGCGCGCCGCCGAGCTGAAGAAGTGGGCGGAGAGCCGTGACTACCAGCGGATCGTCGACGGCCACTACCCGCGGCGCACGGAGGACGAGGACACCTCCGTCACCGACTCGTTCCGTGAGTCCGCCTCGCACTACGCGGACTCGGTGCGGGGCAGCAGGGATCCGCTGATGAAGCTGGTGGGGGACATAGCGGGCGGCGCGGGCGACCTGGGCGGCCGGCTGCGCGACAGGTTCGCCTCGGCCGCGTCCGGCGGCAGCCGCGGGGGTGGCGACGGAAGCGGCCCGAAGGACGCGGGGACCGGCCGGGGGGACGACGGCCCGGAGACGACGGGTCAGCGCGGGGGCTGA
- a CDS encoding SCO2583 family membrane protein, whose translation MAGRGDPPEGTPEGLPGGNDDEYRSVVFDESFVRAARLQEFSARERMGDHATAVRSRPGRGLRSGPRHFLVLVLLIAMAFGAALYTGVRHPYRPPEGRPVQALRSTVVPLAPEGTVAGGDPAGLFARSPAADFRTGAAGITLPAVRHTRNFSDDQVMTALTIAKDYLVGSSVDPAVLGQGAVRPVRVLLDPDQLDQFDRSMNEPEDDGRHAATGWLVRFDPDRVAMAAPEVRVRGSLAFAEAGPDALEVTTDHTFAYTVRPAGAGGGATAAPDGRTADGASLFTVRRQLHFRFDRGDLRAHRAELLFSYTQAGPMSCSADAAAVMQPLLAGRRATGRGPAGTDPYESGRAAAAVCGTLSSGGQPPR comes from the coding sequence ATGGCAGGGCGTGGAGACCCACCTGAGGGGACACCCGAGGGGCTCCCCGGCGGAAACGACGACGAGTACCGGTCCGTCGTCTTCGACGAATCGTTCGTCCGTGCTGCCCGCCTCCAGGAGTTCTCGGCCCGGGAGCGGATGGGGGACCACGCCACTGCCGTCCGCAGCCGACCCGGACGGGGACTGCGCAGCGGGCCCAGGCACTTCCTGGTGCTGGTGCTGCTGATCGCCATGGCCTTCGGTGCCGCCCTCTACACGGGCGTGCGCCACCCCTACCGCCCGCCGGAGGGCCGGCCCGTCCAGGCGCTGCGGAGCACCGTCGTCCCGCTCGCCCCCGAGGGGACCGTGGCGGGCGGCGACCCGGCCGGTCTGTTCGCCCGCAGCCCCGCGGCGGATTTCCGCACCGGAGCCGCCGGCATCACCCTTCCGGCCGTACGGCACACCAGGAACTTCTCGGACGACCAGGTGATGACCGCGCTGACCATCGCCAAGGACTATCTGGTGGGGTCATCCGTCGACCCCGCGGTCCTCGGCCAGGGCGCCGTACGGCCGGTGCGGGTGCTGCTCGACCCGGACCAGCTGGACCAGTTCGACCGGTCGATGAACGAACCCGAGGACGACGGCCGCCACGCGGCGACCGGCTGGCTCGTCCGCTTCGACCCGGATCGTGTCGCGATGGCCGCCCCGGAGGTACGGGTCCGCGGCTCACTGGCCTTCGCCGAGGCCGGCCCCGACGCGCTGGAGGTGACCACGGACCACACCTTCGCCTACACGGTGCGTCCCGCCGGGGCGGGAGGGGGCGCGACCGCCGCCCCTGACGGCCGGACCGCGGACGGCGCCTCCCTTTTCACCGTGCGGCGTCAGCTGCACTTCCGCTTCGACCGCGGCGACCTGCGCGCTCACCGGGCCGAGCTGCTGTTCAGCTACACGCAGGCGGGCCCGATGTCCTGCTCGGCCGACGCGGCCGCCGTGATGCAGCCGCTGCTGGCGGGCCGGCGGGCTACCGGCAGGGGACCGGCCGGGACCGACCCGTACGAATCCGGTCGTGCCGCGGCGGCGGTCTGCGGGACCCTCTCGAGCGGCGGTCAGCCCCCGCGCTGA
- a CDS encoding SCO2584 family spore wall biosynthesis protein produces the protein MPDDVGGRPFPDGREPDDDRGGADQDFASVVFDEEFVRAAEIHEPSAVERLLAAAQARAEAEAARARSGLAPTDDEFHDDGRGPSGEYGRERGPGESDPEGLDGYADPYGPHGGALRPYRGSARWHRPVAWVLAVVMGVGMVALAFTAVYRGASAGRQDPPPTPTTTTGVDAPARGTVPDRGASPAASAEYSAPPVSAVPRTP, from the coding sequence GTGCCGGACGACGTGGGGGGCAGGCCGTTCCCGGACGGCCGGGAGCCCGACGACGACCGCGGAGGCGCGGACCAGGACTTCGCCTCCGTGGTGTTCGACGAGGAATTCGTCCGGGCCGCGGAGATCCACGAACCGAGCGCCGTGGAGCGGCTGCTCGCCGCCGCACAGGCCCGTGCCGAGGCGGAGGCGGCTCGCGCCCGGTCGGGCCTCGCCCCCACGGACGACGAGTTCCATGACGACGGCCGTGGCCCGTCCGGCGAGTACGGCCGGGAACGCGGCCCCGGCGAGTCCGACCCCGAAGGCCTCGACGGCTACGCCGACCCCTACGGGCCGCACGGCGGCGCGCTGCGGCCCTACCGGGGCTCCGCCCGCTGGCACCGTCCGGTCGCCTGGGTCCTCGCCGTGGTGATGGGCGTCGGCATGGTGGCCCTGGCCTTCACGGCCGTGTACCGGGGAGCGTCGGCCGGCCGCCAGGACCCCCCGCCCACACCGACCACCACCACCGGCGTCGACGCGCCCGCCAGAGGCACCGTCCCGGACCGTGGAGCGAGTCCCGCCGCGTCGGCCGAGTACTCCGCGCCCCCCGTCTCCGCGGTCCCCCGCACGCCCTGA